The following are from one region of the Nicotiana tomentosiformis chromosome 7, ASM39032v3, whole genome shotgun sequence genome:
- the LOC138895993 gene encoding uncharacterized protein, translating to MPVGDSIIVDCVYQSCLVVMGGFETIVDILLLNMVDYDVILGMDWLSPYHTILDFHTKTVTLAMPGLPRLDWRGALDYVPSRVVSFLKARQMIENGFDASLAFMRDVSADTPTVESIPGVRDFPDVFLADLQGMLPYRGVNFGINFMPVTQPISILPYRMAPVEVKELKEKLQESLDNGFIRPSVSP from the coding sequence atgcctgtgggagattctattattgtggattgtGTATATCAGTCATGTTTAGTGGTTAtgggtggttttgagaccatagttgACATATTGTTACTTAATATGGTAGACtatgatgttatcttgggcatggactggttgtcaccctatcatacTATTCTGGATTTTCAcaccaagactgtgacattggctatgccaggtttgccacgGTTAGATTGGAGGGGtgcattggattatgttcctagcagggttgtgtcatttctaaaggctcggcAAATGATCGAGAATGGGTTTGATGCTTCTCTGGCCTTtatgagagatgttagtgctgatactcctaccgttgagtcaattCCGGgagtgagagacttcccagatgtattCCTAGCGGATCTTCAGGGCATGCTGCCTTATAGGGGTGTCAATTTTGGTATTAACTTTATGCcggtcactcagcccatttctattctaccatatcgtatggccccagtagaGGTTAAGGAGTTAAAGGAGAAGTTGCAAGAGTCGCTTGATAatggtttcattaggcctagtgtgtcaccttga